The window GCATTGGCAGATACTCTGCAGTTGGTTTCCATGGAGATGCAATATTTCCCTGGCTCAACGTGACACTATTGGACTTGTTCAATAATAGCGATTGAAGAAACACACAACTTGACCTTTTAAATTGGTTTGCTTTACCCAACAGTCAGTGCAGGAAAGATTTAAGCTAGCTAGCAGACCAGATCCTCCTGAATAACAACACCGGTAAACCCATTATATATCCGTCCCCTTCTCACCTGTGTCATCTTGGTCAGGTCCAGAGAAGGCCTCTGTTTGTGTGAGTCGGCTGGTCTCCTCCGCTTCATCGCCGTCTTCTTGTCGCTGAGGACGCAGGGCTGAGAGCGACTCCGGGCCAGCCCCCCCTGCCCAGCACGGCGCTTCATCTCTGGGAGGCAGATCTGTTcacgagagaggtagaggaagggcCTGGGGGGCTCTGAGGACCGGGAGGAGTAAGAGGGAGGGGCTAAGCCGCTGAAGTAGGAAGGGCAGGGGGTGAAGCCAGTGAGATCCAGTGAGAGGGTGTTGGAGCGAGCTGGCAGGCTGAAGCTGAAGCTACGCTGCATGGCAGGGAACCCAAGCTGCTGAGAGCGTGTCCCTCCTCCTGTTGCAAATCCTCTCTGGACACTTCCTCCGCTGTGGGATCGCCTCTTCGCCACAGCCGTCCACACCCCAGACCCCTGGGGCCTCCAGGCCGACGACCGGCCTCCCAGGTCCTCTGAGCAGGAGACGGAGCGGCACTGGCGTTTGGAGGGTGGAgcggtggagggtgaggaggctacGGCGGCTGACGTCTCACCCAGGCTCAGGTCCTGTAGCAGGCCGGTGATGGCGCCCGGGATGGAGGTGATGCTGGCGGGACCCAGTCCCGTGTCTCTGACTGGGCTCGGGTAGTAGTGGAGGGGTAGAACCTCGGAGGGCAGGACATCCCACAGGTTCTCCAGGCAACAGGACTCCACTGAGGGTCTCTGGTGAGGCAGGGCTCCACAACACCCCCGGCCCAGACCCACGTCACCCCACCTGCTGCCGGTATCTGAAACACAGCATGGTAATAGTGAGGgggggggacatatagcctacaacacaacatggtaatagtcagggggggggacatatagcctacaacacaacatggtaatagtcaggggTGGACATATTGCCTACAACACGGTAATAGTCAGGGGgtggacatatagcctacaacacaacatggtaatagtcagggggggacatatagcctacaacacaacatggtaatagtcaggggggacatatagcctacaacacaacatggtaatagtcagggggacatatagcctacaacacaacatggtaacagtcaggggacatatagcctacaacacaacatggtaatagtcagggggggacatatagcctacaacacaacatggtaatagtcagggggggacatatagcctacaacacaacatggtaatagtcaggggggacatatagcctacaacacggtaatagtcagggggggacatatagcctacaacacaacacggtaatagtcaggggggggacatatagcctacaacacgGTAATAGTCAGGagggggacatatagcctacaacacgGTAATAGTCAGGagggggacatatagcctacaacacaacatggtaatagtcagggggggacatatagcctacaacacaacacgGTAATAGTCAGGAGGgggggggacatatagcctacaacatggtaatagtcagggggacatatagcctacaacacaacatggtaatagtcaggggggacatatagcctacaacacaacatggtaatagtcaggggggcatatagcctacaacacaacatggtaatagtcagggggacatatagcctacaacatggtaatagtcaggggggacatatagcctacaacactacacggtaatagtcaggggggacatatagcctacaacacagcatggtaatagtcagggggggacatatagcctacaacacaacatggtaatagtcagggggggacatatagcctacaacacaacatggtaatagtcaggggggacatatagcctacaacatggtaatagtcagggggtggacatatagcctacaacacagcatggtaatagtgagggggggacatatagcctacaacacaacatggtaatagtcgggggggacatatagcctacaacacaacatggtaatagtcagggggTGGACATATTGCCTACAACACGGTAATAGTCAGGGGgtggacatatagcctacaacacaacatggtaatagtcagggggggacatatagcctacaacacaacatggtaatagtcagggggggacatattgcctacaacacaacatggtaatagtcaggggggacatatagcctacaacacaacatggtaatagtcagggggggacatatagcctagcctacaacacaacatggtaatagtcaggggggacatatagcctacaacacaacatggtaatagtcagggggacatatagcctagcctacaacacaacatggtaatagtcagggggggacatatagcctacaacacggtaatagtcagggggacatatagcctagcctacaacacaacatggtaatagtcagggggacatatagcctacaacacaacatggtaatagtcaggggggacatatagcctacaacacaacatggtaatagtcaggggggacatatagcctacaacacaacatggtaatagtcaggggggacatatagcctacaacacaacatggtaatagtcagggggggacatatagcctacaacacaacatggtaatagtcaggggTGGACATATAGcctagcctacaacacaacatggtaatagtcaggggggacatatagcctacaacacaacacggtaatagtcagggggggacatatagcctacaacacaacatggtaata is drawn from Oncorhynchus gorbuscha isolate QuinsamMale2020 ecotype Even-year unplaced genomic scaffold, OgorEven_v1.0 Un_scaffold_2000, whole genome shotgun sequence and contains these coding sequences:
- the LOC124024797 gene encoding protein FAM53B-like, which encodes MWAGVAMVIIYTKLLEKKPGVNDVKSKVKETHLELIKTETMSLQGTALFSYGVMDTGSRWGDVGLGRGCCGALPHQRPSVESCCLENLWDVLPSEVLPLHYYPSPVRDTGLGPASITSIPGAITGLLQDLSLGETSAAVASSPSTAPPSKRQCRSVSCSEDLGGRSSAWRPQGSGVWTAVAKRRSHSGGSVQRGFATGGGTRSQQLGFPAMQRSFSFSLPARSNTLSLDLTGFTPCPSYFSGLAPPSYSSRSSEPPRPFLYLSREQICLPEMKRRAGQGGLARSRSQPCVLSDKKTAMKRRRPADSHKQRPSLDLTKMTQKLRNFQSLSCPGITGDNSYQSTQGPPPLRTTDQCETDFTSAGDQGLDEPTARVVTGVSGEEDPAISIEELDWLSSPVCDDVAEGAATGTRKDVYQLGGDLDIDQIERN